The Solirubrobacter pauli genomic sequence GCGCCGACCGTGACGTAGCCCGCCCCGGCGCGCATCGCGGCCAACGCGCTCATCGACGGCGCGCCCGTCAGCCCGCGTGATCCGCCGACGATGAAGACGTTGCCGCTGGAGAACTTCGTCGACTCCGACGCGCGGCGCGGCATGTCCCGCAGGACGCCCGCGCCGATCAGGCCGGCGTCGGGGCGCGCCGGCCCACCGCGCGGAATGCCGATCTCGACGACCTCGACGTCACCCGCGTACGCCTTCCCGGGACGGATCCACACGCCGAGCTTGGGCCGGTGGAAGGCGACCGTCGCCACGCAGTGCACGGCGGGCCCGGCCACCTCGCCGGTCGTCGCGTCCACGCCGGAAGGGATGTCCGCCGCGATCACCGGGGCCCGTGCGGCCTCCATCTCCTTGATCACGCCGGCCGCGGGCTCGCGCGGCACGCCGGAGGAGCCGGTGCCGAGCAGCGCGTCGACGATCACGTGGGCCTTGTTCAGCCGCCCCGCCTCGAACGGGATCGGCTGCGGGCCGGGCAGCTTCTTGAGCTGCCGCTGCGCGTCCTCGCCCATCCACTCGGGCGGCCACACCGCGTGCACCTCGACCTCGCGGCCGGCCTGGCGCAGCAGCCGCGCGGCGACGATCCCGTCACCGCCGTTGTTGCCCTTGCCGCAGACGATCGCGATCCGGCCCGCGGGCGCCCGCCGCGCGACCACGCCGGCGAGCCCTTCGCCCGCCCGCTCCATCAGCTCGTCGACGCCGACCTGCTTCTCGTTGATCGCCCAGCGATCCAGCTCACGCATCTCCCCCGCTTCGAGCAGGGGCTCCATCCATCGGGGGAGCGCAGTCATCGCGGCGGAAAGCTACCCGCCGCGACGGAGCAAAGCGTGCAGCTAAGCGGGCAGGCCGCTCAGAGAGCGCAGCTTGGAGGCCGCGAGCACCGCTTCTTCGCGCGAGTTGACCTCGAGCTTGCGGTACAGGTTCTTCAGGTGCGAGCGCACGGTCTCGCTCGACAACACGAGGTTCTTGGCGATCTGGTCGGTCGTCGCGCCGGTGGAGAGCAGGTCCAGGACCTCCCACTCGCGATCGGTCAGCCGCGAGCGGACCGGGCGCAGGCCGGCACCGCCGGTCGGCGCGGCGCGGTAGCGCTCGATGAGCTTCATGGCGAGCTGGCGCGAGATCG encodes the following:
- a CDS encoding NAD(P)H-hydrate dehydratase, with the protein product MTALPRWMEPLLEAGEMRELDRWAINEKQVGVDELMERAGEGLAGVVARRAPAGRIAIVCGKGNNGGDGIVAARLLRQAGREVEVHAVWPPEWMGEDAQRQLKKLPGPQPIPFEAGRLNKAHVIVDALLGTGSSGVPREPAAGVIKEMEAARAPVIAADIPSGVDATTGEVAGPAVHCVATVAFHRPKLGVWIRPGKAYAGDVEVVEIGIPRGGPARPDAGLIGAGVLRDMPRRASESTKFSSGNVFIVGGSRGLTGAPSMSALAAMRAGAGYVTVGAPASLELSFTVRLLEAMMVGLPEDGSGHLDPSSEEQLLKAIGRADAVVLGPGLSKDPGAQSLVRAIVPRIDVPLVIDADGLNALVGHVEAILPQRRWPTVLTPHSGELARLLDTTSEEVERSRLRHAREAAAITKAFVVHKGDDTLVAAPDGRVAISRGRAPGLATAGTGDVLAGVIGAMLAKGMPVAQAACAGVYAHVRAGQIAAAPHGPDGVIASDVISALPAALSA